The Ancylothrix sp. D3o genomic interval TGCTGATGGTCAAATATTTGATTTTCCGAAACTTTATGAGTATGGTATTTTTTCACAACCTATTTAGGATTGCTATAGTACGCCGGCAATCCCCGAACCGAAAACAACTGAACCCGCACCATATCAACAGAAACCCTGGGAAAATATGTTAACCAGTTTAGCTTTTAATGCGCTCAAAAAAGAGGGACAAGAAATCATACCAGGTGTCAACCATGCTTCCTTTTTCCAAGGCAGATTATCTACTTTTTATTACACTGACCCCACCACCGGCAAAGACACCATCAAAATTACATCCAACGCTTCAAATGATATTATCTACCACAAATGTCGTGGTGAAGCTCCAATTGTGGAGAATCTCAATAGTTCTCAGAAACAGTATCTTTCTGCTCTGTACCAACATTTCTCCCAACAGTTAAACGGTGACCTCAGTCGTTGAACATATACAAGGGTTCAACAATTAAATCAATCTCAGGAGTATTATATCAATCTCAGTAGTTTAGCAAAAAATAAAGCGCTAAGCGCTAATTGGGTGATGAATAAAAGGAGACAATTAGTATGTCTGTTAATTCGTGTTTATTGATTGGCCGGTTAGGGCAAGAACCACAGACAAAAACATTTGCTGGTGGAAGCCAAGTTACCGAATTTTCTCTGGCTGTCAAACGCTTAGGCAGAGAAACCCCAGACTGGTTTAATATCCAAGCATGGGGTAAAACCTCGGATATTGCTGGTAAATACCTCCGCAAAGGTAGCCAAGTGGCCGTTGCTGGCAATTTGAAGTTTGACCAGTGGCCCGATAAAACCACCGGCGACACTCGCTGGAAACCTGTTGTCGTTTGTAATGAAATTGAACTACTCGGTAACACCGGCTCAACTGAAACTTCGGATGTTTCCTCAGATGATGACGATGATTTCTAAATAAAATTAATCAGCTAAATCAAAGCAGCCATCGTGCTGTTTTTTTTATTTTAACTAAGGCGCGATGCGCTGATTATACGAAAAATTAGGGTAAAATAAAATGAACAGGTTTTTGTTATCTATCAAACTTGTGGAAGTCATCGAATCTCCCGACGGTGCGACCGGCATTGCTTTAATGAAATATCAGGGTAGCCAAAAATCAACATCTACCAAAGGTATTTATTACGCTGGTCAAAATAAAAATGTGTCGGATACCCTACTAAAAGCTGGTGTGGGAGGAACCCTCGTCTGCACCGGCAATATGGAATGTTGTCAAACCAACAACAGAAGCACCGACTTACTCTTCCATATTTGGGAAGCGCAAATAATCAAAAGTACAGTTCCCACCAGTGGTGCCGGTGTAGCCCCAACTTCAGCAGAAGCAATCATCCCTCCGACTTCAGCAGAAGCAATCATCCCTCCGGCTTCAGCAGAAGCAATAATTCCACAAAATTCAACTTACAAAACGCCATCTGGCGAAGTTGTATCATTCGAGCTTGTTCCCTTCTAAGCCCGTTAACCACAAATTCATTACCAACCAGAAAAGTGAGGAAACCCCCTCGCTTTTTTATTTTTAGCTTACGTTCAGGAATCAAAATATGCAATTAAAATCGATTACGTTGCATGAGACAATCGAAGAAACACTTTTGATTTTGCCTCAACATTGGTTAATTATCCCAGTAGGATATAATAAACGACCGTTGGGTTATAATTGGCCATCTAGGGCAATGCCGGTGGAGAAGTTTATCTCGGAATTACGCAAGTTTAACTCAATTCCAATTCTCAGTAAAACTGGGGATTTTAAACGAATATACCCACCCGGTATTGGATTACTCACCGGCCCAAATTCTCAAGAAAATTTGATAGCCGTTGATATTGATGGGGAAAGTGCCGAGCGAAAATTAGAGGAGATTTCTGGTGGCAATATACCGCGCACTGTTAGTTTTACATCAGGCCGGCCACACCGAAGACAGCTATTATTTAGTGCTCAGTTGGGGGTGGAATTACGGTCACAGAAAATCCCAACAGGAATTGAGGAAGGATTAGAATTGCGGACGAAGAATTTGCAATCTGTTTTACCACCATCCCCCCATCCCATCACTGGTTGTTATAAATGGGTGGCCGGTCTTTCGCCTAGAGATATTGAAGTTGCACCGGCACCAAATTGGCTACTCGATCTTTTATGCCAACCAGTCAATCAGAACAAACCAGCAAATTTAGTTAAGTTTCAGCGGCCAACTGAGCGACACGCGACCAGCCATACTACCACCGGAGATCCTCAGTACAGCAAGTACACCGGGTACACCACCGACACCTTGACCAC includes:
- the ssb gene encoding single-stranded DNA-binding protein translates to MSVNSCLLIGRLGQEPQTKTFAGGSQVTEFSLAVKRLGRETPDWFNIQAWGKTSDIAGKYLRKGSQVAVAGNLKFDQWPDKTTGDTRWKPVVVCNEIELLGNTGSTETSDVSSDDDDDF
- a CDS encoding bifunctional DNA primase/polymerase, whose product is MQLKSITLHETIEETLLILPQHWLIIPVGYNKRPLGYNWPSRAMPVEKFISELRKFNSIPILSKTGDFKRIYPPGIGLLTGPNSQENLIAVDIDGESAERKLEEISGGNIPRTVSFTSGRPHRRQLLFSAQLGVELRSQKIPTGIEEGLELRTKNLQSVLPPSPHPITGCYKWVAGLSPRDIEVAPAPNWLLDLLCQPVNQNKPANLVKFQRPTERHATSHTTTGDPQYSKYTGYTTDTLTTAGFIRYTGLSKTTNLSTTGYTGLSKTTDFSTTGCTGLSKTTDFSTTGCTGLSKTTDFSTTGCTDHPQYTGHSTIQNNSIRTARFLLTKIHPKYADDYHWWIKVGMALKFISPSLLEDWDKWSRLSPKYKAGECDYKWHSFNGRGITDRTLYWLARQF